CCTCGGCGCCGCGCACGGTGAGCAGGTACCAGGTGGCGAGCAGGCACAGGGCCCCGCAGATCACCGAGGGGATGGCGGTGCTGACCCAGCCGAGCGCGAGGAACACCAGCGGCGCGAGGCCCAGCAGCACGGTCAGGCCGCTGTAGACGATGTAGTCGCCGACCTCCATGCGCACCACCCGTGCGACGACCAGCAGGCCGATCACGCTCGCGGCGCAGAGGATGGGGACCGCGAAGGTCAGCGCCCAGCCGGACCAGCCGGCGAGGTAGTCGACGTACACGCACACCCCGCCCACGAGCACCACGAGGTACACGATCGACTTGGCCAGGTTGGAGCGCTTGCGCACGGCCATGAGCACCACGAGCCACAGCGCCGCGATGCCGAGCCACACGATGCGCCAGGCGCCGATGTCCTCGTGGCCGAGCCGGAACACCAGCTGGGCCGCGAACGACAGCGCGATGATCGCGAGCGAGGTGAGGAACAGGACGCGCAGCACACGGCGGCGGGAGAAGCGCAGCGGCACGTCGGGGTGCGGGGCGGGCGCGGGGTCACCGTCCGCCGGTGCCTCGAGCTCCGCACCGCACAGGGGGCAGCGGGTCCAGTCGCCCTCCACCCCGGCGCGGCAGTCCTCGCAGCGCCTCATGGCGCCCCCCAGGTGAGCTCTCGCTCGGTCACCTTCGGGACGGCGACCTGCACGTCCGCCCCGGCCTCGGCGAGCATCCGCACGTACTCGCGCACATGGTCCACGGCGGTGAACGGGGAGGTGAAGCTGATCGTGAGCTGTCCGGCGTGGGA
This genomic interval from Brachybacterium aquaticum contains the following:
- a CDS encoding DUF6320 domain-containing protein; its protein translation is MRRCEDCRAGVEGDWTRCPLCGAELEAPADGDPAPAPHPDVPLRFSRRRVLRVLFLTSLAIIALSFAAQLVFRLGHEDIGAWRIVWLGIAALWLVVLMAVRKRSNLAKSIVYLVVLVGGVCVYVDYLAGWSGWALTFAVPILCAASVIGLLVVARVVRMEVGDYIVYSGLTVLLGLAPLVFLALGWVSTAIPSVICGALCLLATWYLLTVRGAEVRHELATRLHL